The Microbulbifer sp. YPW1 genome contains a region encoding:
- a CDS encoding glycoside hydrolase family 97 protein produces MKKILIPALMLTYLLVITACEHNTRYRLQSPDGTLSVVFSLTETGEARYALSRNQVTVLNTSELGIVLDDRDLSKDLELLSASNPTLVHTEYELRQGKRRRNTYTAVEQVFHLQNTAGNKLDIAFRVSNDGVAFQYRLPEQTTVARAFQAETTSFSFTHGARAWLQPVAVAQTGWMNTNPSYEEHYHMDVPVTDIPASEAGWVFPALFNTEGGWALITEAGMDGRYHASRLQGKATSGEFRIGYPMDAERYTDGALLAESPLPLKSPWRIIAVGGLDTIVESTLGTDLAEPAIAPMDWVKPGIASWSWALLKDDSVNYATQVRFIDYASSMGWPYVLVDVNWDQNIGYEKMSALADYAAQKNVGLLLWYNSSGSWNKTEYTPKGKLLTRAQRRAEFARLQEMGIAGIKVDFFAGDGVSVIDYYRQILSDAADYQLLVNFHGATLPRGLHRTFPNFMTAEAVHGFEMITFMQDSADKAAAHMAMLPFSRNAFDPMDFTPTVFSEIPNINRHTSNGFELALPVLFLSGLQHIAETDQGMAGVPQFVRDYLQDIPAVWDESRLLDGYPGKYAAIARRSGDNWYVSGINATSEQRNIQLDLSFIGARLGSVISDSDDARTLVRNELESGASVKVSMNANGGFAMVFPADSLVKN; encoded by the coding sequence ATGAAAAAGATCCTGATCCCGGCGCTGATGCTGACCTACTTGCTGGTCATCACCGCCTGTGAGCACAACACGCGTTACAGGCTGCAGAGCCCCGATGGCACTCTGTCGGTTGTGTTTTCCCTGACCGAAACCGGGGAGGCCCGCTATGCGCTAAGTCGCAATCAGGTCACGGTGCTGAATACTTCCGAACTCGGCATCGTACTGGATGACCGTGACCTGAGTAAGGATCTGGAACTGCTTTCTGCAAGCAACCCGACACTGGTGCACACGGAGTACGAATTGCGCCAGGGCAAGCGTCGTCGCAATACCTACACCGCTGTGGAACAGGTTTTCCATCTGCAAAATACTGCGGGTAACAAACTGGATATCGCCTTCCGCGTTTCCAACGACGGCGTCGCGTTTCAGTACCGCCTGCCAGAACAGACTACTGTGGCCAGGGCCTTCCAGGCAGAAACCACAAGTTTCTCTTTCACCCACGGTGCGCGCGCCTGGCTGCAGCCGGTTGCTGTGGCCCAGACCGGCTGGATGAATACCAACCCATCTTATGAAGAGCACTATCATATGGATGTTCCGGTCACCGATATTCCGGCCAGTGAAGCGGGTTGGGTTTTCCCCGCGCTGTTCAACACCGAGGGTGGCTGGGCGCTGATTACCGAAGCGGGGATGGATGGTCGCTATCACGCATCGCGCCTGCAGGGTAAAGCGACTTCCGGTGAATTCCGCATCGGTTATCCAATGGATGCTGAGCGCTATACCGACGGCGCGTTGCTGGCCGAATCACCGCTACCGCTGAAGTCTCCCTGGCGGATTATCGCGGTGGGTGGATTGGATACCATTGTGGAATCCACGCTAGGTACTGACCTGGCCGAGCCCGCCATCGCGCCGATGGACTGGGTCAAGCCGGGAATCGCCAGCTGGAGCTGGGCACTGCTGAAAGATGACTCGGTCAATTACGCGACCCAGGTGCGCTTTATCGATTACGCATCCAGTATGGGTTGGCCGTACGTGCTTGTAGACGTGAACTGGGATCAGAATATCGGCTACGAAAAAATGTCCGCGCTGGCCGACTACGCCGCGCAGAAAAATGTGGGCCTGCTGCTGTGGTACAACTCGTCCGGCTCCTGGAATAAAACCGAATATACGCCCAAGGGAAAACTGCTGACTCGCGCCCAGCGCCGCGCAGAATTCGCCCGCCTGCAGGAGATGGGCATTGCCGGTATCAAGGTGGATTTCTTTGCAGGCGACGGGGTCTCGGTAATCGACTACTACCGCCAGATCCTCAGTGATGCTGCGGACTACCAGCTGCTGGTGAATTTCCACGGGGCTACCTTGCCGCGCGGCCTGCATCGCACTTTCCCCAACTTTATGACGGCGGAAGCGGTGCACGGTTTCGAGATGATCACCTTTATGCAGGACTCCGCGGATAAGGCCGCCGCACATATGGCGATGCTGCCGTTTAGCCGCAACGCCTTTGACCCGATGGATTTTACCCCCACGGTATTTTCTGAAATCCCCAATATAAATCGGCACACCAGTAACGGATTCGAACTGGCCCTGCCGGTGCTGTTCCTCTCCGGTCTGCAGCATATAGCCGAAACCGATCAGGGCATGGCAGGTGTCCCGCAGTTTGTACGCGACTACCTGCAGGATATTCCCGCAGTGTGGGATGAGAGCCGTCTGCTGGACGGCTACCCGGGCAAATACGCGGCTATCGCCCGTCGCAGTGGAGATAACTGGTATGTGTCCGGTATCAATGCAACATCGGAGCAAAGAAATATACAGCTGGACCTTTCCTTTATCGGTGCCCGTCTGGGCAGCGTTATTAGCGATAGTGACGACGCCCGCACACTGGTGCGCAACGAGCTCGAAAGCGGTGCCAGTGTCAAAGTTTCCATGAATGCCAATGGTGGATTTGCGATGGTCTTCCCCGCGGATTCCCTGGTCAAAAATTGA
- a CDS encoding glycoside hydrolase family 43 protein, whose product MKNKILTAIAAVGMAATAATSHAANPAITEVLTADPAAMVYDDTVYLYTGHDEAKDNKGFYEMHKWLVFSSTDMVNWKNEGSPLAVKDFKWARGDAWATHVVEKDGKFYFYTTVRHDETKPGFAIGVAVSDSPTGPFKDALGKALISNDMTTDTEIDWDDLDPAAFIDDDGQAYLFWGNTKPRWAKLKDNMIELDGPIHSLDLPNFTEALYAHKHGNYYYLTYAMGFPEKIGYAMSKSIEGPWEYKGILNELAGNSNTNHQSIIDYKDRSFFIYHNGGTEKGGSFRRSVCIDDLHYNEDGTIKRVVMTSEGVAPVK is encoded by the coding sequence ATGAAGAATAAAATTTTGACTGCGATTGCCGCTGTGGGAATGGCAGCCACTGCTGCCACCAGTCACGCTGCCAACCCGGCCATTACCGAAGTGCTCACTGCGGATCCTGCGGCCATGGTGTACGACGATACCGTCTACCTGTACACCGGCCATGATGAAGCCAAGGACAACAAGGGCTTCTACGAAATGCACAAGTGGCTGGTGTTTTCCTCCACAGATATGGTCAATTGGAAAAACGAAGGCTCGCCGCTGGCGGTAAAAGATTTCAAATGGGCCAGGGGCGACGCCTGGGCCACCCATGTGGTGGAGAAGGACGGCAAGTTCTATTTCTACACCACAGTGCGCCACGATGAGACCAAGCCCGGTTTTGCCATTGGCGTTGCCGTATCCGACAGCCCCACTGGCCCGTTCAAGGATGCCCTGGGCAAGGCACTGATCAGCAACGACATGACCACGGATACCGAAATCGACTGGGATGACCTGGATCCGGCCGCCTTTATCGATGACGACGGTCAGGCGTATCTCTTCTGGGGCAACACCAAACCGCGCTGGGCCAAACTGAAAGACAACATGATCGAGCTGGATGGCCCGATTCACAGTCTGGACCTGCCGAATTTCACGGAAGCCCTGTACGCGCACAAGCACGGGAATTACTACTACCTGACCTATGCCATGGGTTTCCCGGAGAAAATCGGCTACGCCATGAGCAAGTCCATCGAGGGCCCCTGGGAATACAAGGGGATTCTCAACGAGCTGGCGGGTAACTCGAACACCAACCACCAGTCCATCATCGATTACAAAGACCGTTCATTCTTTATTTATCACAATGGCGGCACCGAGAAGGGCGGCAGCTTCCGCCGCTCTGTGTGTATCGACGACCTGCACTACAACGAAGACGGCACCATCAAGCGGGTGGTGATGACTTCCGAGGGCGTGGCGCCCGTTAAATAA
- a CDS encoding glycoside hydrolase family 127 protein, producing MASFPLDQIRLLESPFKHAQDTNIQYVLAMDPDRLLAPYLKEAGLEPKADNYGNWENTGLDGHIGGHYLTALSLAWAATGNKEVKQRLDYMLNELKRAQDKSGDGYLSGVPGGKAMWNELAEGNIRSDLFTLNDKWVPLYNIHKVYAGLRDAYVYADSQQALDMLVALSDWGAQVIGNMSDTQVQLILKSEHGGVNEVYADVAEITGDQKYLDIAKRLSHREILEPLEQHQDKLTGLHANTQIPKVIGYKRVGDLAGDEQWQDAAEYFWNEVVEHRTVAIGGNSVREHFHPTDDFAPMVEDVEGPETCNTYNMLKLTRMLYLSEPETRYIRYYERALYNHILSSQNPDNGGLVYFTPMRPNHYRMYSQPEEAMWCCVGSGIENHSKYGEMIYAHRGDELFVNLFIPSTLDWEAKGIQIKQENHIPDTESTALTISGSGQFQLKLRYPAWVSDGALSLAINGKNIAVAEKPGSYITIERNWKNGDRIEVNLPMHPEAEQLPDKSDFYALTYGPVVLAAKTHPFAEEKLNFLADDSRMGHIAQGPMCPQELTPMFVSEDRDFVSGLKRLPGEELRFAAPDSLQSADIKTLKVDTAATGLPALNPKAGSELVLIPFFRVHESRYSIYWPYSTPQGLAAKQQQREAEDRARLALARQTIDKVAPGEQQPEADHFFAGAGTEAGVHRGRHWRHASDWFSYQLKDPEQEAKTLRITYFGLDNGRSFRILANEVELAQVMLDGSRGDQFFSVDYPIPASVQQKAAHGVIELRFEAAENSVAGGIYGVRLLRDDSGTGEG from the coding sequence ATGGCGAGCTTCCCGCTCGATCAAATCCGCTTGCTGGAAAGCCCGTTCAAACATGCTCAGGACACCAATATCCAGTACGTACTGGCCATGGATCCGGATCGCCTGCTCGCGCCCTATTTAAAAGAAGCTGGCCTCGAACCCAAGGCGGATAACTACGGCAACTGGGAAAACACCGGGCTCGACGGACATATCGGTGGACACTACCTCACTGCCCTCAGCCTCGCCTGGGCTGCCACCGGCAACAAGGAAGTCAAACAACGCCTCGACTACATGCTCAACGAGCTAAAGCGCGCGCAGGACAAAAGCGGCGATGGCTATCTGAGCGGCGTGCCCGGCGGCAAGGCCATGTGGAATGAACTGGCCGAGGGCAATATCCGCTCGGACCTGTTCACCCTCAACGACAAATGGGTCCCGCTCTACAATATCCACAAAGTCTATGCCGGCCTGCGCGATGCCTATGTCTATGCAGACAGTCAGCAGGCGCTGGATATGCTGGTCGCCCTGTCAGACTGGGGCGCACAAGTGATTGGCAACATGTCAGATACACAGGTGCAGCTGATCCTGAAAAGTGAGCACGGCGGCGTGAATGAAGTCTACGCAGATGTTGCCGAGATCACCGGCGATCAGAAATACCTCGACATCGCCAAGCGGCTCTCCCATCGGGAAATTCTCGAGCCGCTGGAACAGCATCAGGACAAACTGACCGGCCTGCACGCCAACACCCAGATCCCCAAGGTGATCGGCTACAAGCGCGTGGGCGATCTGGCGGGGGATGAACAGTGGCAGGACGCGGCGGAATATTTCTGGAATGAGGTAGTAGAGCATCGTACCGTCGCCATCGGCGGCAACAGCGTGCGCGAACACTTCCACCCCACCGATGACTTTGCACCCATGGTCGAGGATGTAGAAGGGCCGGAGACCTGCAATACCTACAACATGCTGAAACTCACCCGGATGTTGTACTTGAGCGAGCCGGAAACCCGCTATATCCGCTATTACGAGCGGGCGCTCTACAACCATATTCTTTCGTCTCAGAACCCGGACAACGGCGGCCTGGTGTACTTCACCCCGATGCGTCCCAACCACTACCGCATGTACTCGCAGCCAGAAGAAGCCATGTGGTGCTGTGTGGGCTCGGGGATCGAAAACCACAGTAAGTACGGCGAGATGATTTACGCCCACCGCGGCGACGAGCTGTTTGTGAACCTGTTTATCCCCTCCACCCTGGACTGGGAAGCGAAAGGCATCCAGATCAAGCAGGAAAATCATATTCCGGATACCGAGAGCACCGCGCTGACGATCAGCGGCAGCGGTCAGTTCCAACTGAAACTGCGCTACCCCGCATGGGTCAGCGATGGCGCCCTCAGTCTTGCTATCAACGGCAAAAATATCGCCGTCGCGGAAAAGCCCGGCAGTTACATCACCATCGAGCGCAATTGGAAAAACGGCGACCGCATAGAGGTCAACCTGCCCATGCATCCGGAGGCGGAACAGCTGCCGGACAAATCGGATTTTTACGCCCTCACCTACGGGCCGGTGGTACTGGCGGCCAAGACGCATCCGTTTGCGGAGGAAAAGCTGAACTTCCTCGCTGACGACAGTCGTATGGGGCATATCGCCCAGGGCCCCATGTGTCCCCAGGAGTTGACGCCGATGTTTGTCAGCGAGGATCGGGACTTTGTCAGCGGCCTGAAACGCCTGCCCGGAGAGGAACTGCGCTTCGCGGCGCCGGATAGTCTGCAGAGCGCCGATATCAAGACCCTGAAAGTGGATACCGCGGCCACGGGGTTGCCCGCACTGAACCCCAAGGCCGGCAGCGAGCTGGTGTTGATTCCATTCTTCCGCGTCCACGAATCGCGCTACAGCATTTACTGGCCCTACAGTACACCGCAAGGCCTGGCGGCCAAGCAACAGCAGCGGGAAGCCGAGGATCGTGCACGGCTGGCACTGGCCCGTCAGACCATCGACAAGGTGGCTCCCGGGGAGCAGCAGCCGGAAGCGGACCACTTCTTTGCCGGCGCAGGCACCGAGGCGGGGGTTCACCGCGGTCGTCACTGGCGCCACGCCAGCGACTGGTTCAGCTATCAGCTGAAGGACCCGGAGCAGGAAGCGAAAACCCTGCGCATCACCTACTTCGGCCTGGATAACGGGCGCAGTTTCCGCATCCTCGCCAACGAAGTCGAACTGGCCCAGGTCATGCTGGACGGCAGCCGCGGTGATCAATTCTTCAGTGTGGATTATCCGATTCCCGCCAGCGTGCAGCAAAAAGCGGCACACGGCGTGATCGAACTGCGTTTTGAAGCGGCGGAAAACTCCGTGGCCGGAGGCATCTACGGCGTGCGCCTGCTGCGCGACGACAGCGGTACAGGCGAAGGCTGA
- a CDS encoding SMP-30/gluconolactonase/LRE family protein, whose amino-acid sequence MLEVQRIDAIEVGNTLGEGVLWNHKDQSVWWTDIHECKLYRLTWPGRELEVFDTPERLCAFGFTDRDDCIVAAFETGFALFDYRRGKVLWQKTLLEKGSGLRFNDGKIDRQGRFWAGTMAEDGREDAAGILYCLEPNGVVSEQQKDVFISNGCCWDVNSSHFYFADSPRRSIYRYKFDARRGDIGERELFARTMFGIYPDGATVDADGYLWSAQWRGARVQRYAPDGKLAGAVPVPVSQPTCVTFGGPNMDMMFVTTAKESLNEWTLDREWQAGNLFVFQTPFKGIMGFRFSTTQLLDKIAETA is encoded by the coding sequence ATGCTTGAAGTACAGCGCATAGATGCGATCGAAGTGGGCAATACCCTTGGCGAGGGGGTGTTGTGGAACCACAAAGACCAGAGTGTCTGGTGGACCGATATCCACGAGTGCAAACTCTACCGGCTTACCTGGCCGGGGCGCGAGCTGGAAGTGTTCGACACGCCTGAGCGACTGTGCGCATTTGGCTTTACCGATCGCGACGATTGTATTGTGGCCGCGTTTGAAACCGGCTTTGCGCTGTTTGATTACCGACGCGGTAAGGTCCTGTGGCAGAAAACCCTGCTGGAGAAAGGCTCAGGCCTGCGTTTTAACGATGGCAAGATCGATCGCCAGGGCCGCTTCTGGGCGGGCACTATGGCGGAAGACGGCCGCGAGGACGCCGCCGGTATTCTCTACTGCCTGGAACCCAACGGCGTGGTCAGTGAGCAGCAGAAGGATGTGTTCATCTCCAATGGTTGCTGCTGGGATGTGAACTCCAGTCACTTCTACTTTGCCGACTCCCCCCGCCGCAGTATCTACCGCTATAAATTCGACGCGCGCCGCGGAGATATCGGTGAACGTGAACTCTTCGCCCGTACCATGTTCGGTATCTACCCGGACGGTGCCACCGTCGATGCCGACGGCTACTTGTGGTCCGCGCAGTGGCGCGGCGCCCGGGTTCAGCGTTACGCACCGGATGGCAAACTCGCCGGTGCGGTGCCGGTGCCTGTCAGCCAGCCCACTTGCGTGACTTTCGGCGGCCCGAATATGGATATGATGTTTGTTACCACCGCCAAGGAATCCCTAAATGAGTGGACCCTGGATCGGGAGTGGCAGGCGGGTAACCTGTTCGTATTCCAGACCCCGTTCAAGGGCATAATGGGCTTCCGCTTCAGTACCACCCAGCTGCTGGACAAGATCGCAGAGACGGCCTGA
- a CDS encoding ABC transporter permease, translating to MSNLQSAAVGQPVPAEKAKKFPQISGRYLWPLLGLFSLLAINLVMAPEFFHIEIQDGRLYGSLIDVLNRSAPVALLAIGMTLVIATGGIDLSVGATMAIAGAVCANLIVGGVDNIFLLIAAGLAAGLVAGAVNGGLVSYMGIQPIVATLILMVAGRGIAQLINSGQIVTFQNDAFAFLGTGSFLGLPFPIVLVLIMFAVVQLLMRKTALGLFVESVGCNAGASYYLGINQRAVKMMVYCIAGVCAALAGMIAAADIQGADANNAGLWLELDAILAVVIGGASLMGGRFSILLSIIGVLVIQCLSTTIIMSGLPAKFNLLIKAVVVIFVLLLQSPLFQKQMSALFAAFNKKDNEGAQA from the coding sequence GTGAGTAATCTTCAATCCGCTGCGGTAGGGCAGCCTGTCCCGGCAGAAAAAGCGAAAAAATTCCCCCAGATTTCCGGGCGTTACCTTTGGCCGCTGCTGGGCTTGTTCAGCCTGCTGGCGATCAATCTGGTCATGGCCCCGGAGTTTTTCCATATCGAAATCCAGGACGGCCGTCTTTACGGCAGCCTGATTGACGTGCTGAACCGCAGCGCCCCGGTGGCATTGCTGGCCATCGGCATGACCCTGGTGATTGCCACCGGCGGTATCGACCTGTCCGTGGGGGCCACCATGGCCATCGCCGGTGCGGTCTGCGCCAACCTGATCGTGGGCGGTGTGGATAACATTTTCCTGCTGATCGCCGCGGGCCTCGCTGCCGGTCTGGTGGCCGGGGCGGTCAACGGCGGGCTGGTAAGCTACATGGGCATTCAGCCGATTGTGGCGACGCTGATCCTGATGGTGGCGGGCCGCGGAATCGCGCAGCTGATCAACTCCGGACAGATCGTTACCTTCCAGAACGATGCGTTCGCGTTTCTCGGTACCGGTTCTTTCCTCGGCCTGCCGTTCCCCATCGTGCTTGTGCTGATCATGTTTGCGGTTGTGCAGCTGCTGATGCGCAAAACCGCGCTGGGCCTGTTTGTGGAAAGTGTCGGCTGTAACGCGGGTGCCAGCTATTACCTGGGGATCAACCAGCGTGCGGTGAAAATGATGGTGTACTGCATTGCTGGCGTTTGCGCGGCACTGGCGGGCATGATCGCCGCGGCGGATATCCAGGGTGCCGATGCCAACAACGCCGGTCTGTGGCTGGAGCTGGATGCCATTCTGGCGGTGGTCATCGGCGGTGCCTCGTTGATGGGTGGGCGTTTCTCCATTCTGTTGTCGATCATCGGTGTGCTGGTAATCCAGTGCCTGAGCACCACCATCATCATGAGTGGTCTGCCGGCGAAATTTAACCTGCTGATCAAAGCGGTGGTGGTGATCTTTGTGCTGTTGTTGCAATCCCCACTGTTCCAGAAGCAGATGTCTGCCCTGTTTGCAGCGTTCAACAAGAAAGACAATGAAGGAGCGCAGGCGTGA
- a CDS encoding family 43 glycosylhydrolase codes for MKLRSLLSRALGCACIWLSACAVAAPTAQPTPDTHEVGAYSSPLVAQRADPWVLRHDGFYYFIATVPEYDRIELRRSATIAGLPQADAEVVWRKHASGPMSAHIWAPELHRIDGAWYIYFAAGEAENPWNIRMYVLRNGADNPLQGEWQELGRIVTPVDSFSLDATTFTHKGKRYLAWAQYDVEDDLGSLLLMAEMKSPTEIRLPVITLSQPDLAWEKRGHKVNEGPAVLKRNGRIFISYSASATDANYAMGLLWADADADLMDPQSWHKAQQPVFHTNAETKRFGPGHNSFTVAEDGETDLLIYHARDYREIKGNPLSDGNRATRVRPLYWDENGMPDFRQHAGD; via the coding sequence ATGAAACTCCGAAGCCTGCTTTCCCGGGCGCTCGGCTGTGCCTGCATCTGGCTCTCCGCCTGCGCAGTAGCCGCGCCGACAGCACAACCCACTCCAGATACCCACGAAGTCGGGGCTTACTCCTCGCCATTGGTGGCGCAACGGGCGGATCCCTGGGTGCTGCGCCACGACGGTTTCTATTACTTCATTGCTACCGTCCCGGAATATGACCGTATCGAGCTGCGCCGTTCAGCCACCATCGCCGGGCTCCCTCAGGCCGACGCGGAAGTAGTGTGGCGCAAGCATGCCTCCGGTCCCATGAGCGCCCACATCTGGGCCCCGGAACTCCACCGTATCGACGGTGCCTGGTATATCTACTTTGCCGCCGGTGAGGCGGAAAACCCCTGGAATATCCGCATGTATGTGCTGCGCAATGGCGCGGACAACCCGTTGCAGGGCGAATGGCAGGAGCTGGGCCGGATCGTCACCCCGGTGGACAGTTTCTCCCTCGACGCTACCACTTTTACACACAAGGGCAAACGCTACCTGGCCTGGGCGCAGTACGATGTCGAGGACGATCTGGGCTCACTGCTGCTGATGGCAGAAATGAAATCACCCACCGAGATCCGTTTACCGGTAATCACCCTTTCTCAGCCGGACCTTGCGTGGGAGAAGCGCGGCCACAAGGTCAATGAAGGGCCGGCGGTGCTGAAAAGGAACGGACGCATCTTCATCAGTTATTCAGCGAGCGCCACCGATGCTAACTATGCGATGGGATTGTTGTGGGCCGACGCGGACGCAGATCTGATGGATCCGCAGAGCTGGCACAAGGCTCAGCAGCCTGTGTTCCATACCAATGCCGAAACAAAGCGCTTCGGCCCGGGGCACAACAGCTTCACCGTGGCGGAAGATGGCGAGACCGATCTGCTGATTTACCACGCCCGGGACTATCGCGAAATCAAGGGCAATCCTTTGTCTGATGGCAACCGCGCCACGCGCGTGCGCCCGCTGTACTGGGATGAAAACGGGATGCCGGACTTTCGCCAGCACGCCGGTGACTGA
- a CDS encoding arabinan endo-1,5-alpha-L-arabinosidase gives MFRLPTAPRPGFRPMAAVLAACLALPLVACADSDAKPQRQIDVHDPVMAKEGDTYYLFSTGPGITIYSSPDMKHWTYSGRGFDGQPDWAKSVSPTFNGHLWAPDIVEHDGRFYLYYSVSAFGKNTSAIGVTVSPTLDPNAPDYGWEDQGIVVRSIPHRDHWNAIDPAVIFDKDGTPWMSFGSFWEGLKLVKLDPSLTRLAEPQEWHTIARGDRQKYQPVDKAGSEELEAPFIFEKNGYYYLFISRGLCCKGDESTYRLAVGRSKSVTGPYLDKDGVDMANGGGTPLISGNKAWPGLGHNSAYTFDGKDYLVLHAYESADNGLQKLKIMNIEWDKDLWPVIDPAELDSYQGFKVK, from the coding sequence ATGTTCCGACTTCCCACTGCACCGAGGCCGGGCTTCCGCCCTATGGCCGCCGTTCTCGCCGCCTGCCTCGCCCTGCCCCTTGTCGCTTGTGCGGACAGCGATGCCAAGCCACAGCGCCAGATCGATGTACACGATCCGGTAATGGCCAAGGAGGGGGATACCTACTACCTGTTCAGTACTGGCCCCGGTATCACCATTTACAGTTCCCCGGACATGAAGCACTGGACCTATTCCGGTCGCGGCTTTGACGGCCAGCCGGACTGGGCCAAATCGGTGTCTCCCACCTTCAACGGTCACCTGTGGGCGCCGGACATCGTTGAGCACGATGGCCGTTTCTACCTTTACTACTCGGTTTCCGCGTTCGGCAAGAACACTTCGGCGATTGGCGTAACCGTATCCCCTACCCTGGACCCAAACGCTCCGGACTACGGCTGGGAGGATCAGGGCATTGTGGTGCGCTCCATTCCGCATCGGGATCACTGGAATGCAATTGATCCGGCGGTGATTTTCGATAAGGACGGGACGCCGTGGATGAGTTTCGGTTCTTTCTGGGAAGGGCTGAAGCTGGTGAAGCTGGATCCGTCTCTGACCAGGCTGGCGGAGCCGCAGGAGTGGCACACCATCGCGCGCGGTGATCGCCAGAAATATCAGCCTGTGGATAAGGCGGGTTCGGAAGAACTGGAAGCGCCGTTTATTTTCGAAAAGAACGGTTACTACTACCTGTTCATCTCCCGCGGGCTCTGCTGCAAGGGCGATGAAAGTACTTATCGACTGGCGGTAGGTCGCTCCAAGTCTGTCACCGGCCCGTATCTCGATAAAGACGGTGTGGATATGGCCAATGGCGGGGGCACGCCGCTGATTTCAGGCAACAAGGCCTGGCCGGGGCTTGGTCATAACAGTGCTTATACCTTTGACGGTAAAGACTATCTGGTGCTGCACGCCTATGAGTCTGCAGACAATGGGCTTCAGAAGTTGAAGATCATGAATATCGAGTGGGACAAGGATCTGTGGCCGGTGATTGATCCGGCTGAGCTGGATTCTTACCAAGGGTTCAAGGTTAAGTAA
- the yjfF gene encoding galactofuranose ABC transporter, permease protein YjfF, translating into MHSLANSRFTSLYVTSALFVLLFLVGALQFDGFGSTRVVANLFSDNAFLVITAIGMTFVIISGGIDLSVGAVIALTGVVCGLLIGEMQMHPLIVFPLVLIGGGLFGASMGALIHFYKLQPFIVTLAGMFLARGLATTLSEESIPIDHPFYDAVADFGMLLPGGAWVGASTLILFAVLIGAILLAHFSRLGGFIYALGGSAQSAQLMGVPVARTTISIYAISGFLSALGGIVYSFYTFSGYSLAAVGMELDAIAAVVIGGTLLTGGSGYVVGTLIGVLIMGVIQTYISFDGTLNSWWTKIVIGLLLFVFIGMQRLLTRRQARVAGH; encoded by the coding sequence ATGCATTCCTTGGCAAATTCCCGGTTCACCTCCCTGTATGTGACGAGCGCGCTGTTTGTGCTGCTATTCCTGGTAGGCGCATTGCAGTTTGACGGCTTTGGCAGCACCCGTGTGGTGGCCAATCTGTTCTCCGATAATGCCTTCCTGGTGATTACTGCAATTGGCATGACCTTTGTGATCATTTCCGGTGGTATCGATCTTTCCGTAGGCGCTGTGATTGCGCTGACCGGCGTGGTCTGTGGTTTGCTGATCGGTGAGATGCAGATGCACCCGCTGATCGTGTTCCCGCTGGTGCTGATCGGCGGCGGCCTGTTTGGTGCCTCCATGGGCGCACTGATTCATTTTTACAAGCTGCAGCCGTTTATCGTCACCCTTGCGGGCATGTTCCTCGCCCGCGGTCTGGCCACCACGCTGAGTGAGGAGTCGATCCCCATCGATCACCCTTTCTACGATGCGGTGGCTGATTTCGGCATGCTGCTGCCCGGTGGTGCCTGGGTAGGGGCTTCCACACTGATTCTGTTCGCGGTACTGATCGGTGCAATCCTGCTGGCACATTTCAGTCGTCTCGGTGGTTTTATCTATGCCCTCGGTGGCAGTGCCCAGTCCGCGCAGCTGATGGGGGTTCCCGTAGCCCGCACCACCATCAGTATTTACGCGATCAGTGGTTTCCTGTCTGCGCTTGGTGGAATCGTCTACTCCTTCTATACATTCTCAGGATATTCTCTGGCAGCGGTGGGGATGGAACTGGATGCCATTGCAGCCGTGGTGATCGGTGGTACCCTGTTGACTGGCGGTTCTGGCTATGTGGTGGGCACCCTCATTGGTGTGCTGATCATGGGCGTTATCCAGACCTACATCTCATTTGATGGCACCCTCAACAGCTGGTGGACCAAAATCGTGATCGGCCTACTGCTGTTTGTGTTTATCGGTATGCAGCGATTGCTGACCCGGCGCCAGGCCCGTGTCGCGGGCCACTAG